Genomic segment of Harmonia axyridis chromosome 6, icHarAxyr1.1, whole genome shotgun sequence:
aacaacttttttctataaataataagaaaatatacattttcaaattaatcaaTGGCCATTCCAAAATTCACatttctcaattaattttaGCTAAAAAACCCTGTGCTTGCATTGTTGCTGATCATTGTTCAATCTCTGGCAATGACCTGGTATTCCTTGTCATACATACCGTATGCTAGAGATGCAGTCAAGAAGACCTTATCAACTTGCATAGATGTCTAAACAGCTTTAATCATAACTGGTACTTACttaactttgaaattttcagttagaACTACATAGGTTAAATTTCtacatttcatatgaaattgatattaatttatttgttttagttTGTCTCATGTTGGATATAGTCAGAACTCCATTAAGTATGCCTCATTTCATTTATCAGATTTTCTCTAAGTTACCAAAatacaattttcattcaaacaaTACAAGTCACAATAAATTTACttttatttttggaataatgtaattatgacattttttttattaatgaggAAAGCAGACAATAATAAGTGCTCCTTAGCTCAAAATGGTCCAAATAATCTATTTTGTGATGTATTTTATAAATAAGCTTTGTATTGTATATaaaactgaaatatattttcaatatttatgtacTTTTATGTAATATACTGAACTGTTTGtatttattctgaaaaaaatattgaatgaagtgAATATCCAAATATCTATTGGAATTCTCTTTCAATATTCAAACTATtatcttaagaattttgaatttttattggaatttataaataaatggatgtttaaaaaatatatatatatttaatgaaaaacatACATCttggaattgaatttgaggaaatgATGAAGGAATGTTCAAAATTATTCTTTGAAAGATCATTTGTGGGTAAAATATAATGAGAAAGCATAGTTAATTTCTCCTACCcagcagtggcgacgctagggggGAGCCAGGGGGGCCCaggcccccctaaaatttgaaaaactaagGCCAAAATAATAACAAGATTAGCAAAACTATCATTTCGCTTCACTTTGGCCCCccctcccaaaaaaaaaaataggtccccccttggccacccctgtttttgaaagttgGCGCCGCTACTGCTACACAGTTTTGCCGCCAATTGAAAGTGAAAATACtcgaaagaatatttttatataataaaaataatggattGAAAGGTAAAAATAAAAACACGTCAAGCTAAATGCAATACAATaggaaaatatatttgatattatttaattattctaaaataatttaatataattaCAATATGTGATGGCGTTTTGCCCAAGCTGAACATTCAATAACATTTTAAAATTTGTATAAGAACAGTACACAATTACACCAAATTTCTTTATTACACCAATCGTAGAATGCATGAAAGTTTTACTGCTACAATTGCATCTTGGTAGATAAGATTCAAAATCACTCTGTACAATTTTCCAGTTCAGAAGTAATCACTACCTCCTCTGGAATAAcctacaaaaacataaatcactGATAATTTTGCATTACAGGCTGGATTATTAGTTAGGTATCTGCcattagagatgagcgatatttcacgaactgtgatttaatcactgatatcagactgtcacggttccgaaaaacgaatacagagcgtgatgggatcactgtttgaacatttcacagatattttcagggcatatcaacgtccatgcaatcgtaaattatgaagccagcctgatgtttttattgcttcggaacctttgtcgGCACTTATTGATGCACTCTAGCAACATAAGTTCCGTGCGAACGATTGTTTTCGAAAGCCGGACAAATATAAACAGAACGTCGAAGCAggctaactaataaaaaaactcaaatgattctcttcctcaattgtaatatgtcgttggtggagaatgaataggaataattttatttttctttcgaaaaatttatcaaatatagttaggaaattcgattatttagggactgttttaactacccatttctgaattttttgttgtaaaatttttaatttttttcttatttttttgttacagtatcagccccttaattattttttatatacaattataaaatgagtgtattttgtttggaggttgattactcatcatttttattgaataaataaataaacgtctgaatatatgcatatggcttattatttattattcgatgtcctaaaaatcataccttttcattaagagatttcacaattctttgattagctcagaaattaatagaaaatatcaaatatatttaggaaatttaattattcaataactggttttactatatttttgtacatttctgattgtttctttttctgtttttctcttattttatttgatgcagtatcagccacttaatattatcaatatatattcacatgtgaattattgtatgtgtaggtattatttatttttcgatgtccaaaatgattcatatccatattccacaaatctgttacctctaaagaattaacagaaagacaaaagagctaaggtttgggtgattcatacaaataataataacaagcacggtccgtgcttagcgttgtgaaacgtgaacgttcctgttcctttatgatatcagtgaaattaaagcgtgacgtgatcactgtttaggtatcgGATTCGGTTAGCGTCCGTTCCGTGCAGCACTGGGAGTGAGGTGACGGAGAACGAACTCTAACTGAATCcgatacctaaacagtgatcacgtcacgctttaatttcactgatatcataaaggaacaggaacgtttacgcccggtgcacacatccgacttttgtagttacgacacagttgctgtgtcgtacttgcggcctgtggtacaaagaatcaaatgggagcatgcacactacccgccgtgccgttgcgacatcgtaactgccatcatacgggctgtggtacaaagaatcaaatgggagcatgcacactagcgtacgacaccgcaacgatgtcgcaactgcaaatgtcggatgtgtgcaccggggcttaacaacgtgatctagaaatcacggtatcgctcatctctatcTGCCATCCTTTTCATATTATGTTTGTTAGAATAGGCAATCATATGTTACTTCTCAATGATCAAACTTGTAAATTTTGATAGTTTATAACAGCATTTTTAAAATAAGGAATGATTCTACTGAGAAACGTGATTGTTACTTTATGATATAAGTGAAATTGAAGCGTAACATGATCACTGCTTAGATATCGGATAAGTTCCGTTCTGCGTTTGTTATCaatgggtatggtccgtatatcgccaaGAATTACATAGCAGTTACTATTTATAAGTTGTCTTCAATGTTTCAGGTAACATGCTTCGTATTTACGGAGCGCTTGACACTTCTCATTGGTCGaccaaatttttctttgacagaattttggaggttaaaAATgattgatctcttttaattcgTAAACAACTGAAAGTTCTTAATGAATCTGAAAGGTATTTGTAttacaattaaaataataaatttttagagtgttagatgtcatggaaaatgaaatataaacaacaatttgaaaattaaaatgacaactgccaagccgagtgggcgtggttaccaaacctaaccagaataaaagtaccgttgctctggtgacagataactcaccgaagtttgaggaaatagtcaccagtttttgaggaatttgacatatcgCTCATCCGAAAAAAAATGACACATCTCAAAACTTGAATTTCTAGATTCTTCCATTGAATTACTCCAAATTAGTTTGAGTTTTCACTGGAAAATCGTCACGTGAAAGCTTGAATAACTAACTGATGGTGCATGTGTCAATTTCACTTCAACTATTTTGGAGTAATTCAATGGAATAAtctaaaaattcaagattttgagATGTGTAACTTTTCTTTCGGATGATcgatatacggaccaccaacttactatCCATAGTAACCAAGGAGATATACAGACCATACTCAATATGTGTATAAACTTGAATCACCCAAATCTTAGCATTTTTTTGCAGCTAGAATTGGTCGCATTTTCTGTTAATTTCTAGAAGGGGTAAGAGAGCTAACCATAGATCTCCAATCTTCGAATCTGACAGATTTGTGAAATCCCTTAATGAGTAATTTTggacatcgaataataaataataagtcatatgcatatattcagaagcaaatatatttaaaaaaatcaagtggctgatactgtaacaaaaaatgagaaaaataaaaaattcaacaacaatAAAACCTGTGTGACTACCTGTGAAAATTCTAATATCAGTACTTAAATCACAGTTCATGAAATATCGCTCTTTTCTATTATtctaaaaattgtttgaaatttcgtTGAACATTGACTATGAATTCgactcaagaaaaaaaaacgacatAATAAAAGTGAATTTTGAACTTACCCTGAACTATAAATGTCTGAACAAATCGTTTGCTTGAAACCTGATGATAGGTTTTGATTGTTTCAACTCCGTCAACACCGCCTTTTGTCTTTTAGGAGAGGAAATTTCCAATAAAGGTGTAGCAACAGCCACTGCTACAGGTGTATTAGGAAGGGGCACAAGTGGTGGAACTGCCAAAACTCCGCATTCCACTCTAGCATCTAACTGAATAACATACATCTCGATCTCACGGAGGAGGTTTTCGTTGTTGCAACGTTGCAGAACATCGTTCAATTTATTTAGAATCGACTGCTTACGATCTTCCAGCATATTTTGAATATGTTGATGATGATCTGCTAAATCTTGCATATCAGTATCATCATCGGGATGAAGACCTTCATAAATTATGAGCTCATCATCTAAAATTCGTAGGAGTAATAATTAATCATATAGTGATAAAGGTCCACGCATCGCATCAAAGAGAAATTGGCTTTCTGTGAAttcgtttgaattttttattaaattgaattgaatttttttgattaaaGTCCTCTATAGAGAAAAATGATTTCTGCATGCAcagaagatatacagggtgagcccaaagatatcaagttcttcagtgatttcgaaaaatttgagcggtggaatttcattcattttcagggATATCAATTTCAATTGCGATTGATGAGGTTAACATCTCCTGAATTTAACTGACATATCTTTCATGTATGTATTTCCTATTAAACTCTAGATGCCTGAAATTCCGGAATACTCGATTCTACACAcctctgaaaaattttctctaaattattttgattgatatgtatgtgggatccaaattcttaacacccaactgaatgatacgctactgactttacgaaacgagaaccacacgatcgaccctaaaaggttggactatgcagatttatcgatatagggagacgtaaggggaagaggtacttgaaaCTTAAGGACTGAGGTACGATACAGATGACGGGGGAAAAATTCGACGTAAGATGGTAGACAGACATAGTTAGGATTCGACGTTACAGATTAGACGGGAAAAGGttaaagaattcgacgtgatagacgcatagaGTTCGACGTAAAAGAGTAGACGCAGCGAGTTagataattcgataattagactattaacaattagacggaataaaataacttcgatagttctatagacgaaagttcagtggctgtacattcaattgacgaAGATTGTACAaagtgtaaataaacattagttaagttccggcggccttttatataaacccctagacaaccatataaaaaccctacatgtATAATATATAAACTATGAGTAGGGAGTAGAACGACTCAAGTGAAAGGAAGGAATCTCGTAAAATAACAAGAAAATCATTGTATAATAAGATTTTAGGTGAATACCATTTgtgatcaatataaaatataatataaggAATACATACATAATAGATATGTTAGTTTATTCAGGAGATGTTATTATCAATCTTAATTGATATCccacaaaatatctgaaaattaatgaaattacaCCGCTCAATTTTTTGGAGATCACTGaagaatttgatatttttggaatcacCTTGCATATCTTCTCTGTATGCAGAAATCATTATTCTCTATAGCGGACTTTTATCAGCTGTATGAACATTTGATGCATAATCGAGAatggccatttgaaattttagaaaagaTTTTTTAGcatcctatacagggtgtcccgtgaaGACCACATCAAACCAAGGTAGAATGtggatcaaaggataacccacctgctatgacaaaattcccattataaaagtcttaccgttttcgagatattttgtttttctttaaataatgaatttttgcccctttcaatagttttgtctttagggttggtacaattttacacctttttggttaattttttcagtaaaatattgctgaagaatgattttaacgtttacattaaaaacattctccgaacattttaaagtagggctgtgagaaatatttttattgaaaattttggtagtggattctttcgttcatgaagtttagccaaTCGTAGTGAAACCAAAATGTACTGAGccactgctgcacattacatcaataaattgtctattttatagtgatttcaaaaaggtatcacacaagtcatttgttattcaaagaaaaaagatatggctgtttttatccaaatgggtacgtttctgacaaaatcaagtttgtcaattctgttaagaaatctttgATGTTGCATTAcctagtgaacaatggcaattgtttacctcgtgtggatttatgatattccagctatgcaaattgtggagattcatgtacccatccttgatacaggaagactcgtcggtccaaatgatcttattgaaaatatctggatctgcatgatgttttcgcaacaTTTgccggaaaaattgaatttcgttgggGTGAagaattatgcgagtaatattttcgcaagtaaacaattgccattgctCACTaggtaatgcaacatcgaagatttcttaacagaattgacaaacttgattttgtcagaaacgtacctatttggataaaaacagccatatcttttttctttgaataacaaatgacttgtgtggtacctttttgaaatcactataaaatagacaatttattggtgtaatgtgcagcagtagctcagtacattttggttccactaaacttcatgaacgaaagaatccactaccaaaattttcaataaaaatatttctcacagcccCCCATTATAATGTTCGGagaatgtttttaatgtaaacgttgaaatcattctccagcaatattttactgaaaaaattaaccaaatagGTGTAAAATTGGACCAACCGTAAAAAActaaactattgaaaggggcaaaaattcattattttcaaaaaaaaacaaaatatctcgaaaatagtaagacttttataatgggaaatttgtcatagcaggtgggttatcctttgatctacattctccctcggttcgACGTGGTCTTtaagggacaccctgtataatctaaACAATTGAATTCAGGGCGGTGATGCGGTAAAGAACAGCATCTCAAGCAAATTCACTAAAAGCCAATTTCTCTTTGATGTGGTACATGGTTTTATGTCGAAATAGTTACCTGAATGTCCCGAATGATGTTGAGCCTGTAGTGTCTCATGGTGCAGTTGATCATGCTGGAGATGTTCATGTTGAAGATGCTCATGCTGAAGCTGTTCATGTTGAAGATGCTCATGCTGTAATTGGTCATGTTGAAGATCTTCAGTATGTAGTTGATCATGTTGTAATTGTTCATGTTGCAACTGCTCATTCTGAAGCTGCTCATGTTGAAGTTGTTCATGTTGTAATTGTTCATAATGTTCAGTTATCTGATCACTCTTTAGTTCTTGGAGTTCCTCCTGCTGCAACTGCTCTTGCTGCAACATTTCTTCTTCCGTTTTATGAGGCTGGCATAACAAATGGACATGCTTGCACATGTTACCTTTTTTTGTAGAATCGGAACAAGTACATGAGTACCTGGAAaatagatttttgaaaatttgtcatCGGTAATTGGAAAAATAAATGTACACACCTATGAATGCAGACTTTACATTCAGAACAGTTAATTTCACACTGACATTCTAAATCTTTTGCTGTTATACAATATACCTCTCCACTTTTACAAGATGGAAACAGCCAACCTTGATTAGTTTTAACAATCAAATCCTTCTGTAGGGTCAAGCTAGTTTTATGACGTAATCTGATACTTTTAAGTTTACCATTCGCTTTGATTTCACGTTTTTCTTGTTTAGATACTGTGAGTGGTGGGAGATCCTCATTATGTCCCACATGAGTGGCAAACAACATAACTTTCACAGATCCATTTTTATGTTTCATCGCCTGAAAGGTGATATTCATAggaatctttattttcaaagaatTCTCATTGATTGGGTAATAGCTGTTCACTTCTTATTATCacaattgatattattaaaaaatgataaaagCAAAGGGCAATGACACCTACAAAGCCTAaagtaaatatgaaaaaatagaataaaGTGAAAACATCATTAAATTATCAAAGTGAACAAGACATTGTACAATTGAATTCAAATGATTAGCAATAAAAAGTAATACACTGTTGTTGAACTCATTTCAATTTGGTACTCAAACATAAATGACATTTATTGACTCCAATAccgaaaatcaaaaatttaggTATTTTATTTCTGAAAGTTAAAAAATGTAGAAGTTCCATTTATTCACCTTTATAGTAGCAGGGCAATAGCCATCTATTTTACAGCTTCCTTGAGTTTTCAATCGTCTTATGTTCTTTCCTCTAGGTTGATAATATCCAGATCTATGACATCTATAAATCATTGTACTTTCATATTTTGCTGTACTTGCTTCATGCCTTTTGATAAAGAGActcttgttttcattttcatacAATTTCTTCCATTCAAGAAAAGAATCGAAATCTGCAAAGTCTTTATGCTCAGGAAGTATAACTATTTCATGTTCTTCTCGAAAATGATGGAATAGTCCTCTTCTATCCCAATCCGAGTATTCACAAATAGGACACCGTTTTTTAATTTTAGCTTTATTATATTCAACTACTTGATCAGGAGGTAAATGTGATTTTCTATGACTTTTAAAGTTTCTCATATAACTGAAGTTTTTACCACATTCTTCACAAGTAAAAGGGTAATCCTTCTTCTCTTGATAAGGTGGAGGAATTTCTGGGTGGAATTTCTTTATATGTCTTCTTAAATTGCTTACTCCGCTATATTCTCTTTTACATTCATGGCAGTAAGTATCGTGCTccatttctcatttattttattaactaCTTTGGaatttattcgaaaatcttggTTATATTGGATGAGAAGAATATAATTCAAttaggtatttttttcaataaatattgggTTACCCTTACTAACAATTCCATTCGCCCatcatttattcaatattttgaatagaaaatatcacatagtacattttattgaatcatttttttagattaatgaaaattaaCCAAAACCACAGAGTAACCAACTTTACGCTTACAGTCtatcgaaaattcaaaaactattTTTCTGTGGGACGCGGATTACGTCAAATAAGGATTAGAAGCAGAAAACGGATACGATCGATTAATATGAGAGGCAATATGTGTATTTTATTTCGTATTTTACGCTATTATGTTAGAAATAGAAAACATGTTCCATTCTTTAATGATTTATTCATCTTTACAGAATAATAATCACAGAAATACATctacatatatgtatacatgTATATTTTTAGTTACGATATCAagtgatattttttaaatatcctCCTTGTATCGAACCCCGGAGAAGTATCCCCGATCTAATGATTCATGTTGCTCGTATCATTTTATAAAAATCCATCTAGTAGATAATATTGAAAGCGGGTTCTAGACCAATTTGACCTGTGACCCCCGAGCGTTATTtgattttggtggatgcgcttgCGGTGAGTTAGTGGTCGTTCGATGCTAATTGAGAGCATTTCGAGAACTATTAAacttagaaaaaaaatcttcaagaatcCCCGATctctattttcgaaatattaagaTATCATTCATTCTCGAAAAACgacttttttaaattttgcgctatatcttggtttctgttcgagatattcgaaaacgTGTAAGACATTTTTTAgtaataatttttatggtttatatgaaactcataaaaaaatcaaccaagatatctataataatctgtgaacttcagataattacaatattcggtggccaccaaggcctccggatttaacatcgttagattttttcctttgatcACATTCGAAGAACAACATTAATccaccttggtggccaccgaatattttaattatctgaagttcacagattgattttccgtgtgaaactgaaacttttgaagattttcatagtttgataaaaatttatatacagtccattcaggaattattgacatcgaagtaggccatgaacgtctagtcgcggctttatttctggttacaaaaatatcactaaaaattgctatggttcatcatagaaataaccagtttaaatta
This window contains:
- the LOC123682343 gene encoding uncharacterized protein LOC123682343, coding for MEHDTYCHECKREYSGVSNLRRHIKKFHPEIPPPYQEKKDYPFTCEECGKNFSYMRNFKSHRKSHLPPDQVVEYNKAKIKKRCPICEYSDWDRRGLFHHFREEHEIVILPEHKDFADFDSFLEWKKLYENENKSLFIKRHEASTAKYESTMIYRCHRSGYYQPRGKNIRRLKTQGSCKIDGYCPATIKAMKHKNGSVKVMLFATHVGHNEDLPPLTVSKQEKREIKANGKLKSIRLRHKTSLTLQKDLIVKTNQGWLFPSCKSGEVYCITAKDLECQCEINCSECKVCIHRYSCTCSDSTKKGNMCKHVHLLCQPHKTEEEMLQQEQLQQEELQELKSDQITEHYEQLQHEQLQHEQLQNEQLQHEQLQHDQLHTEDLQHDQLQHEHLQHEQLQHEHLQHEHLQHDQLHHETLQAQHHSGHSDDELIIYEGLHPDDDTDMQDLADHHQHIQNMLEDRKQSILNKLNDVLQRCNNENLLREIEMYVIQLDARVECGVLAVPPLVPLPNTPVAVAVATPLLEISSPKRQKAVLTELKQSKPIIRFQANDLFRHL